A window of Methanotorris formicicus Mc-S-70 contains these coding sequences:
- the tfe gene encoding transcription factor E, whose translation MKLSKEEIYKMFDNHLVQEVLFDIFEGEEEGFEILDALLELGEATDDEIARKLNLKLNLVRKLLYKIYEARLVDYKREKDEETNWYTYTWKPTIEKLPYVVKKKVNHILDDLKKRLEFEENNMFFYCPECNLRFVFDEAMETGFRCPRCDGILQEFDNREIIRSLKEQISFFESEIKTNSLFSK comes from the coding sequence ATGAAGTTAAGTAAAGAAGAAATTTATAAGATGTTTGATAACCACCTTGTTCAGGAAGTGTTGTTTGATATTTTTGAAGGTGAAGAAGAAGGATTTGAAATATTGGATGCACTCTTAGAGTTAGGTGAGGCTACAGATGATGAAATTGCAAGAAAGTTGAATTTAAAATTAAATTTAGTTAGAAAACTCCTCTATAAAATATATGAAGCAAGATTGGTAGATTATAAAAGAGAGAAGGATGAAGAAACCAATTGGTATACATACACATGGAAACCAACAATTGAGAAACTGCCTTATGTTGTGAAAAAGAAGGTTAACCACATATTGGATGATTTAAAAAAGAGATTGGAGTTTGAAGAGAATAATATGTTTTTCTACTGTCCAGAGTGTAATTTAAGGTTTGTATTTGATGAGGCAATGGAAACTGGATTTAGATGTCCAAGATGTGATGGAATATTGCAAGAATTTGACAATAGAGAAATAATAAGGTCATTAAAAGAGCAAATTTCTTTCTTTGAGAGTGAAATTAAAACAAATTCTTTGTTTTCAAAATGA
- a CDS encoding TIGR00295 family protein: MDALSLLNELCDKNVVEHCIAVSDYAYEIGLQIRNNGYEVDLNLVRLGGLLHDIGRSKTHSIEHGVVGAEILRMYGFDERLALIAERHIGAGITKKEAIELGLSPKDYIPITLEEKIVAHADNLISGTKRVDIDFVVDKFRKMLGDNHPSVERILKLNDEINSLLKNAKK, from the coding sequence ATGGATGCACTGTCACTTTTAAATGAATTGTGTGATAAGAACGTCGTAGAACATTGTATTGCTGTTTCAGATTACGCCTATGAGATAGGTCTACAAATAAGAAACAATGGTTATGAGGTAGATTTGAATTTAGTTAGATTGGGTGGGTTGTTGCATGATATTGGGAGGAGTAAAACACACAGCATAGAGCATGGAGTTGTTGGAGCAGAGATTTTAAGGATGTATGGTTTTGATGAGAGATTGGCCCTAATAGCAGAAAGGCATATAGGTGCTGGAATAACAAAAAAAGAGGCTATTGAACTTGGTTTATCACCAAAAGATTACATCCCAATAACTTTGGAAGAGAAAATTGTGGCCCATGCGGATAATTTAATAAGTGGAACAAAAAGAGTGGATATTGATTTTGTAGTGGATAAGTTTAGGAAGATGTTGGGTGATAACCACCCCTCAGTAGAGAGGATTTTAAAATTAAACGATGAAATAAATTCATTGTTAAAAAATGCTAAAAAATAA
- a CDS encoding type II secretion system F family protein, producing the protein MSNINKVHSTMNKIYIYTVKRNIRILRKIGKKKVDERTFILLMILSVSIPVILNFFVDLTLKTTLVLAITYLGCVLYTPTILYEIKIERFENNIPKALYTMILVLESGRSLVEAMDEVIRSGVKEVDVVFAKVMRLMINQKMGFEDAMLVVANSLDSKIFRQLVRLLIENRKYGGDLVNTLKILAKTLEDFQNLRRQLLSVTANGLAVGLVILCGVIPATAALIGGYLIIISKIAPKIPPVSPDQIAKCVEIIQTGTGIFGLLFAVPLYGFKFGRMILMCAICMTMGIVAFYGTLKLTGFILS; encoded by the coding sequence ATGTCAAACATAAACAAAGTACATTCAACCATGAATAAAATATACATATACACTGTAAAAAGAAATATCAGAATATTAAGAAAAATAGGGAAGAAAAAGGTTGATGAAAGGACTTTTATATTATTAATGATACTTTCCGTCTCAATTCCTGTAATATTAAACTTCTTTGTTGATTTAACATTAAAAACAACATTGGTATTGGCAATAACATATCTTGGATGTGTTTTGTATACTCCAACGATCCTCTATGAGATAAAGATTGAAAGGTTTGAAAACAACATCCCAAAGGCACTGTATACAATGATACTTGTCTTAGAATCTGGAAGGTCATTAGTAGAGGCTATGGATGAGGTTATTAGAAGTGGTGTTAAAGAGGTTGATGTGGTTTTTGCAAAGGTTATGAGATTAATGATTAATCAGAAAATGGGTTTTGAAGATGCCATGTTGGTTGTCGCCAATTCTTTAGATTCAAAAATATTCAGACAACTTGTTAGATTGTTAATAGAAAATAGGAAATATGGAGGAGATTTAGTAAATACATTAAAAATATTGGCAAAAACCTTAGAGGATTTTCAAAATTTAAGGAGGCAGTTGTTAAGTGTTACTGCAAATGGTCTTGCTGTTGGTTTGGTTATATTATGTGGGGTTATCCCTGCAACTGCAGCATTAATTGGGGGTTATTTAATAATTATCTCAAAAATAGCCCCAAAAATACCACCAGTATCTCCAGACCAAATAGCAAAATGCGTTGAAATAATACAAACTGGAACTGGAATATTTGGGTTGTTGTTTGCCGTGCCTTTGTATGGGTTCAAATTTGGTAGGATGATTTTAATGTGTGCTATATGCATGACTATGGGTATTGTAGCATTCTACGGCACATTAAAACTTACTGGATTCATACTTAGTTAA
- a CDS encoding type II secretion system F family protein: MKKKPYREFFKDISKHIDDILIKIGLKKRRIKISDISKREYTWKGKRESIVESEEELTFYEPFVEETPIEIEDLDDILFEEGLGIFEEYSKSLSYWVTRTSFLPSKKDFQYAGIEDEKKYFAKVLLTSFGTFIILSLYHTILNKNPISGLINGFIFAFGILITSILYPKLKLMLFKGEIKFQILFALLYMVSVVKVGISLQEAIENVAKSPEYGVVSYEFKTLIHDINVGGYSFVEALERAKLRTKIPLMKVLYDQLIVAFNKGNVALLLEKMYEEIVRESMVKIDSSKFMIQNLGNLVFGVGLILPFSGMIQSALGGQQGFSGIVDTLDIVLTKIGPISTIIFTIFIKMKIE, from the coding sequence ATGAAAAAAAAACCATACAGAGAATTTTTTAAGGATATCTCAAAACATATAGATGATATTTTAATTAAAATTGGATTAAAAAAAAGAAGAATTAAAATTTCTGACATTTCTAAGAGAGAATACACATGGAAGGGAAAAAGAGAGAGTATAGTGGAGAGTGAAGAAGAACTCACATTCTATGAACCATTTGTAGAGGAAACACCTATAGAAATTGAAGATCTTGATGATATCTTATTTGAAGAAGGGTTGGGAATATTTGAGGAGTATTCAAAATCACTCTCATATTGGGTAACTCGAACCTCATTCTTACCATCAAAAAAAGATTTTCAATATGCTGGTATAGAGGATGAAAAAAAATACTTTGCTAAGGTATTGTTAACAAGTTTTGGAACGTTTATTATTTTGTCCTTATACCATACTATTTTAAATAAAAACCCAATTTCTGGCCTTATAAATGGCTTCATCTTCGCTTTTGGGATATTAATAACCAGTATTTTATATCCAAAATTAAAATTAATGTTATTTAAAGGGGAAATTAAATTTCAAATATTGTTTGCGTTGTTGTATATGGTGTCTGTTGTTAAGGTAGGGATATCTCTTCAAGAGGCTATAGAAAATGTTGCAAAAAGTCCGGAGTATGGGGTCGTATCTTATGAATTCAAAACATTAATCCACGATATAAACGTTGGTGGATATAGTTTTGTAGAAGCATTGGAGAGGGCAAAATTAAGAACTAAAATACCACTAATGAAGGTATTGTATGATCAACTAATAGTGGCTTTCAATAAGGGTAACGTAGCCCTACTATTGGAAAAAATGTATGAAGAAATTGTTAGAGAATCTATGGTAAAAATAGATTCATCAAAATTTATGATACAAAATTTAGGAAATCTTGTTTTTGGTGTGGGTTTAATATTACCATTTTCTGGTATGATACAGTCAGCACTTGGTGGTCAGCAGGGATTCTCTGGAATAGTGGATACTCTTGACATTGTACTAACAAAGATAGGTCCAATTTCAACAATAATCTTCACAATATTTATTAAAATGAAGATTGAGTGA
- a CDS encoding ATPase, T2SS/T4P/T4SS family yields the protein MGLLDRIQEKSTKKIIIEPELKKEKKEIIEEIKPRVVKPKVPVKIDIPKDTSEITLDSYKVTIENIKIDVSIKKRGSMIYYEVPEINKMKQALSRLTEDQIRMIKSNISEGYYTQFNQIHGYLTTFAERHGIEFDGKDLDYMAKYFYLSIGRLGFLEIPLNDPQLEEVMVNGWNLPVFVFHRKYQMCESNIILDKGELTRIIENIAYLANRSIDARSPMLDAFLPDGSRVNATTHDVTLNGATLTIRKFTKDPLTITDLIKFGTFDLETAAFLWQAVEGYFGAKPANTLIAGGTGSGKTTTLNVLSMFAMYTDRIITIEDTPELQIPHKHVIRMITRPPRPGVPGYEITMDDLIKNALRMRPDRILVGEVRGKEAHSLLVAMNTGHDGALHYDANIMPNSKIEKIGEFCEAFFDKNVEVYKNHEYVDISDEKITIKSLNKSSLKCEEKRILRVWRTKYNNYLYKIKTEDGREIVATNDHPFYILDGIIYEKNAESLKCGDFIAVPTNSTDELERFENTGKLLKDIRKHLNISSSELEEITGIDTEIIEEYEHSNIISKDDLKMIIENIKDKYLKKLKSNYHNKSKKLNERLDSLVVSRKLNHLLALCNDITWKKIASIEKVKYDGYVYDLTVEDNHTYMAGNDGMFYVSNCSGTLHANSADEAILRLTNPPMNVPKIMLSSLNFIINQQRIRRNRKTVRRILGIVEIVKGDGEHISKTTLFEYNGISDSLTKKGICMWEEDVCEIAGITRDELIDDRINRKKVLKYMIDNNIHKLEDVAPIIMTYQEDPEKLLRSLHL from the coding sequence TATGAAGTACCTGAAATTAATAAAATGAAACAGGCATTGTCGAGATTAACTGAAGATCAAATAAGAATGATAAAATCAAACATATCGGAAGGTTATTACACACAATTTAACCAAATTCATGGATACTTAACAACTTTTGCCGAAAGGCATGGTATAGAATTTGATGGGAAAGATTTGGATTACATGGCTAAATACTTCTATCTCTCAATTGGGAGGTTGGGTTTTTTAGAAATTCCATTAAATGATCCACAATTAGAGGAAGTTATGGTCAATGGTTGGAATTTACCAGTATTTGTATTCCATAGGAAATATCAGATGTGTGAGAGTAATATTATTTTAGATAAGGGGGAGTTAACAAGAATCATTGAAAATATTGCATACCTTGCAAATAGAAGTATAGATGCGAGAAGCCCTATGCTCGATGCGTTCTTACCAGATGGTAGTAGAGTGAACGCAACAACACACGATGTTACATTAAACGGAGCAACATTAACAATCCGTAAATTTACAAAAGACCCATTAACAATAACCGACCTAATTAAATTTGGAACTTTTGATTTGGAAACTGCGGCATTTTTATGGCAGGCTGTTGAAGGCTACTTTGGGGCAAAACCTGCAAACACCTTAATTGCAGGGGGGACAGGTTCAGGTAAAACAACAACATTAAACGTATTATCTATGTTTGCCATGTACACAGATAGGATAATAACAATTGAAGATACGCCAGAATTACAAATTCCACACAAACACGTTATAAGAATGATTACAAGACCTCCAAGACCTGGAGTTCCGGGATATGAGATAACTATGGATGATTTAATTAAAAATGCCTTAAGGATGAGACCAGATAGGATACTCGTTGGGGAGGTTAGGGGGAAAGAGGCTCACTCATTACTCGTTGCTATGAACACCGGTCACGATGGGGCGTTGCATTATGATGCAAATATAATGCCCAACAGTAAGATAGAAAAAATTGGAGAATTCTGCGAGGCATTCTTTGATAAAAATGTTGAGGTATACAAGAATCATGAGTATGTTGACATCTCTGATGAGAAGATAACAATAAAAAGTTTGAATAAAAGTTCCTTAAAATGCGAGGAAAAAAGAATCTTAAGGGTTTGGAGAACAAAGTACAACAACTACCTATATAAAATAAAAACTGAAGATGGTAGGGAAATAGTAGCAACAAACGACCATCCATTTTATATCTTAGACGGAATCATATATGAAAAAAATGCAGAATCCTTAAAATGTGGGGACTTTATTGCTGTACCAACCAATAGTACTGATGAGTTAGAGAGATTTGAAAATACTGGGAAGTTATTAAAAGATATAAGGAAGCATCTTAATATAAGTTCATCGGAATTGGAAGAAATTACGGGAATAGATACGGAGATAATTGAGGAGTATGAGCATTCAAATATAATATCTAAAGATGACTTAAAAATGATTATTGAAAATATAAAAGACAAATATTTGAAAAAACTAAAATCAAACTACCACAATAAATCAAAAAAATTAAATGAAAGATTGGATAGTTTGGTTGTAAGTAGGAAGTTGAATCATCTGTTGGCATTATGCAATGATATAACATGGAAGAAGATAGCATCTATTGAAAAAGTAAAATATGATGGATATGTATATGATTTAACTGTTGAAGATAACCACACATACATGGCTGGAAATGATGGGATGTTCTATGTTTCCAATTGTTCTGGAACATTACACGCGAACAGTGCTGACGAGGCAATCTTGAGATTAACAAATCCACCAATGAACGTTCCAAAAATCATGCTCTCATCACTAAACTTTATAATAAACCAGCAAAGAATTAGAAGAAATAGAAAAACTGTTAGAAGGATATTGGGTATTGTTGAAATTGTGAAGGGGGATGGGGAACATATTAGTAAAACCACATTGTTTGAGTACAACGGTATTTCTGACTCCCTAACTAAAAAGGGTATTTGTATGTGGGAAGAAGATGTCTGTGAAATTGCAGGGATTACACGGGATGAATTGATAGACGATAGAATAAATAGAAAAAAAGTATTAAAGTATATGATAGATAATAACATCCATAAACTTGAAGATGTGGCCCCAATAATAATGACATATCAGGAAGACCCTGAGAAGTTGTTACGTTCACTCCACTTATAA